Proteins encoded by one window of Chryseobacterium sp. POL2:
- a CDS encoding aldehyde dehydrogenase family protein → MSTSNVIQRPDFKAKYDNYIGGKFTAPVLGKYFDVVSPVDGKVFTQVAHSAKEDLDLAVDAAAKAFETWGKTSATQRSIILNKIADRIEENLQYIAAVETIDNGKAVRETLNADIPLAVDHFRYFASVIRAEEGSHNELDKDTVSLIVHEPLGVIAQIIPWNFPILMAVWKLAPALAAGNCVVLKPAESTPVSIMVLMELIGDLIPAGVINVVNGFGAELGRALVTNPKVSKAAFTGSTATGRLVMQYATENIIPVTLELGGKSPNVFFSSVMDHDDEFLDKAIEGAVLFALNQGEICTCPSRLLIQEDIYEAFIARVVERVNAIKTGNPLDPTVMMGAQASQIQKDKIMSYIQLGKEEGAEVLTGGDANNLGDGCESGYYIKPTLFKGHNKMRIFQEEIFGPVLAVTTFKDEAEAIEIANDTIYGLGAGVWTRDAHQLYTVPRAIQAGRVWVNQYHSYPAGAPFGGYKQSGIGRENHKMMLDHYRQTKNMLISYNKNKLGFF, encoded by the coding sequence CCGTTTTGGGAAAGTATTTTGATGTCGTTTCGCCAGTTGACGGAAAAGTGTTTACGCAAGTTGCACATTCTGCAAAAGAAGATTTAGATTTGGCGGTAGATGCTGCTGCAAAAGCTTTTGAAACCTGGGGAAAAACTTCTGCAACACAACGCAGTATTATTTTGAACAAAATTGCAGATAGAATAGAAGAAAATCTTCAATACATCGCAGCTGTGGAAACTATAGATAACGGTAAAGCGGTGCGAGAAACGCTCAATGCGGATATACCTTTGGCGGTGGATCATTTTAGGTATTTTGCGAGTGTTATTCGTGCTGAAGAAGGTTCTCATAACGAGTTGGATAAAGATACCGTTTCGTTGATTGTTCATGAACCTTTAGGAGTAATTGCTCAAATTATCCCTTGGAATTTTCCAATATTAATGGCGGTTTGGAAGTTGGCTCCAGCTTTAGCTGCTGGAAATTGTGTGGTTTTAAAACCTGCAGAAAGTACACCAGTTTCTATTATGGTGTTAATGGAATTAATAGGCGATTTAATTCCAGCCGGCGTAATTAATGTTGTTAATGGTTTTGGAGCAGAATTGGGAAGAGCTTTAGTAACCAATCCAAAAGTATCAAAAGCAGCATTTACAGGTTCTACAGCAACGGGAAGATTAGTAATGCAATATGCCACAGAAAATATTATTCCCGTAACTTTAGAGTTGGGAGGAAAATCTCCAAATGTATTTTTTAGCTCGGTGATGGATCATGATGATGAGTTTTTAGATAAAGCCATTGAAGGAGCTGTTTTGTTCGCTTTAAATCAGGGTGAAATTTGTACTTGTCCATCAAGATTATTAATTCAAGAAGATATTTATGAAGCATTTATCGCGAGAGTTGTTGAAAGAGTAAATGCCATTAAAACAGGAAACCCATTGGATCCAACGGTGATGATGGGAGCACAAGCTTCACAAATTCAAAAAGATAAAATTATGTCTTACATCCAATTAGGCAAAGAAGAAGGAGCAGAAGTGCTGACTGGAGGAGACGCAAATAATCTTGGAGATGGTTGTGAGAGTGGTTATTATATTAAGCCAACCTTGTTTAAAGGGCACAATAAAATGAGAATTTTTCAAGAAGAGATTTTCGGACCTGTTTTAGCAGTAACCACTTTCAAAGATGAAGCCGAAGCAATAGAAATTGCTAATGATACCATTTACGGATTAGGGGCTGGAGTTTGGACGCGTGATGCCCATCAGCTATATACCGTGCCAAGAGCTATTCAAGCGGGAAGAGTTTGGGTAAATCAATATCATTCTTATCCAGCAGGAGCGCCTTTTGGTGGATACAAACAATCGGGTATCGGTCGAGAAAACCATAAAATGATGTTGGATCACTATCGTCAAACCAAAAATATGTTGATTTCTTACAATAAAAATAAATTAGGCTTTTTCTAA